In Xenorhabdus poinarii G6, the following are encoded in one genomic region:
- the ilvA gene encoding threonine ammonia-lyase, biosynthetic — protein MAVYSLNTEPNGAEYLKAALSAPVYDVAQVTPLQEMKKISARLGNTILVKREDRQLVHSFKLRGAYAMIAGLTDEQKKRGVITASAGNHAQGVALSASKVGVKSTIVMPTATADIKVDAVRNFGGEVLLHGANFDEAKAKAIEMAKEHAYTFVPPFDHPVVIAGQATLAMELLQQDVHLDRIFVPVGGGGLIAGVAVLIKQLVPEMKVIGVEAEDSACLNAALKAGHPVDLPRVGLFAEGVAVKRIGDETFRLCQQYVDDVITVDSDAICAAVKDIFEDVRAIAEPSGALALAGLKKYIQQHQIQGERLAHILSGANVNFHGLRYVSERCELGEQREALLAVTIPEQKGSFLQFCQTLGSRVVTEFSYRYSDATDPNQACIFVGIRLNRGNAERREIIEELKVSGYQVTDFTDDEMAKLHVRYMIGGRPSKPLQERLFSFAFPESPGALLKFLQTLGAYWNITLFHYRSHGMDYGRVLAAFELSEPEVRFDRHLDALGYEYHDETNNPSFKLFLT, from the coding sequence GTGGCGGTTTATTCTCTTAATACTGAACCCAACGGGGCGGAATATCTTAAGGCTGCATTAAGTGCACCGGTTTATGATGTTGCCCAAGTGACCCCTTTACAGGAAATGAAAAAAATTTCTGCTCGTTTAGGCAATACGATTTTGGTTAAACGGGAAGATCGCCAGTTAGTGCATAGTTTTAAATTGCGTGGTGCGTACGCGATGATTGCGGGTTTGACAGACGAGCAGAAAAAGAGAGGCGTGATCACGGCTTCTGCAGGTAATCATGCGCAAGGGGTTGCATTATCGGCCAGTAAAGTGGGTGTCAAATCGACGATTGTGATGCCGACAGCGACAGCGGATATTAAAGTCGATGCCGTTCGCAATTTTGGTGGCGAAGTGCTATTGCATGGTGCGAATTTCGATGAAGCGAAAGCAAAAGCTATCGAGATGGCAAAAGAGCACGCTTATACCTTTGTGCCACCCTTTGATCATCCTGTGGTGATTGCCGGTCAGGCTACATTAGCGATGGAACTGTTACAGCAAGATGTCCATCTTGATCGCATCTTTGTCCCGGTGGGCGGCGGTGGATTGATTGCGGGGGTTGCCGTACTCATTAAACAGCTTGTCCCTGAAATGAAAGTCATCGGGGTGGAAGCTGAAGATTCTGCGTGTTTGAACGCTGCGTTGAAGGCGGGTCATCCGGTCGATTTACCAAGAGTGGGATTATTTGCGGAAGGTGTGGCAGTTAAACGCATTGGCGATGAAACATTTCGATTATGTCAACAATATGTCGATGATGTCATTACGGTAGACAGTGATGCTATTTGTGCTGCCGTGAAAGATATCTTTGAAGATGTCAGGGCGATTGCAGAACCTTCCGGCGCCCTGGCTCTGGCTGGGTTGAAGAAATATATCCAGCAGCATCAGATCCAAGGAGAACGATTAGCGCATATTCTTTCTGGTGCCAATGTGAATTTTCACGGTTTGCGTTACGTTTCAGAGCGCTGTGAGCTAGGGGAACAACGTGAAGCTTTATTGGCGGTAACGATTCCTGAACAAAAAGGGAGTTTCTTGCAGTTTTGCCAGACATTGGGTTCGCGTGTCGTCACTGAATTCAGCTATCGTTATTCAGATGCGACAGATCCAAACCAAGCCTGTATTTTTGTTGGTATCAGATTGAATCGGGGAAATGCCGAACGTCGAGAAATCATTGAAGAATTAAAGGTATCGGGTTATCAAGTCACCGATTTTACTGATGATGAAATGGCTAAACTACATGTGCGTTACATGATTGGGGGCAGGCCATCTAAGCCATTGCAGGAGCGGTTGTTTAGCTTTGCGTTTCCTGAATCGCCGGGCGCTTTACTGAAATTTTTGCAAACATTGGGGGCGTATTGGAATATCACGCTGTTTCATTATCGTAGTCATGGCATGGATTATGGACGTGTATTGGCTGCTTTTGAACTGTCAGAGCCGGAAGTGCGTTTTGATCGTCATTTAGATGCGTTGGGCTATGAATATCATGATGAAACCAATAATCCTTCATTTAAATTATTTTTGACATAA
- the ilvD gene encoding dihydroxy-acid dehydratase — MPKYRSATTTHGRNMAGARALWRATGMTDADFGKPIIAVVNSFTQFVPGHVHLRDLGKLVAEQIEASGGVAKEFNTIAVDDGIAMGHGGMLYSLPSRELIADSVEYMVNAHCADAMVCISNCDKITPGMLMASLRLNIPVIFVSGGPMEAGKTRLSEQLIKLDLVDAMIQGANPNVSDEQSDQIERSACPTCGSCSGMFTANSMNCLTEALGLSQPGNGSLLATHADRKSLFINAGKHIVALTKRYYEQNDDSALPRNIASKAAFENAMTLDIAMGGSTNTVLHLLAAAQEGEINFTMADIDRLSRQVPHLCKVAPSTQKYHMEDVHRAGGVMGILGELDRAGLLHRDVKNVLGLDLPQTLAQYDIMLTEDKRVKRMYSAGPAGIRTTQAFSQECRWPSLDTDRETGCIRERAYAYSQDGGLAVLFGNIAMDGCIVKTAGVDAEILTFRGPAKVYESQEDAVNAILGGNVVAGDIVVIRYEGPKGGPGMQEMLYPTTYLKSMGLGKRCALITDGRFSGGTSGLSIGHVSPEAANGGLIGLIQDGDIIDIDIPNRNIQLNVPDTELAKRTQAELSRGDKAWTPHSRERQVSFALRAYASLATSADKGAVRDKTKLGS; from the coding sequence ATGCCTAAATATCGTTCTGCCACGACGACACATGGCCGTAATATGGCGGGAGCTCGTGCTTTATGGCGAGCCACAGGAATGACTGATGCAGATTTTGGAAAACCGATCATTGCGGTTGTTAACTCGTTTACGCAGTTCGTACCGGGGCATGTACATTTGCGTGATCTCGGTAAATTGGTGGCAGAACAAATTGAGGCGTCAGGGGGGGTTGCGAAAGAATTCAATACCATTGCTGTTGATGATGGTATTGCGATGGGGCATGGCGGAATGCTCTATTCATTACCTTCGCGTGAGTTGATCGCTGACTCGGTGGAATACATGGTCAATGCTCACTGTGCTGATGCGATGGTGTGTATTTCCAACTGTGACAAAATCACGCCCGGCATGTTGATGGCATCGTTACGCTTAAATATTCCGGTTATTTTTGTTTCTGGTGGCCCAATGGAAGCGGGGAAAACCCGATTATCCGAGCAATTGATCAAACTGGATTTGGTCGATGCCATGATTCAGGGGGCGAACCCCAATGTCAGCGATGAACAAAGTGATCAAATTGAACGCTCGGCATGTCCGACGTGTGGTTCATGTTCGGGGATGTTTACAGCGAATTCGATGAATTGCCTGACGGAAGCCCTTGGGCTTTCACAACCGGGTAATGGTTCTCTGCTTGCGACACACGCCGATCGTAAATCCTTGTTTATCAACGCGGGAAAACACATTGTTGCACTGACGAAACGTTACTATGAGCAAAATGATGACAGTGCTCTCCCACGTAATATTGCGTCCAAAGCGGCCTTTGAAAATGCCATGACACTGGATATTGCGATGGGTGGTTCAACTAATACCGTTCTGCATTTGCTGGCTGCTGCGCAAGAAGGTGAAATTAACTTTACTATGGCAGATATTGATCGCCTGTCCCGTCAGGTACCTCATTTATGTAAAGTTGCACCGAGTACTCAGAAATACCATATGGAAGATGTACACCGTGCTGGTGGCGTGATGGGGATCCTGGGTGAACTTGATCGCGCCGGGCTTTTGCACCGTGATGTGAAAAATGTTTTGGGCTTGGATTTGCCCCAAACATTGGCTCAATACGACATCATGCTGACAGAAGATAAACGAGTTAAGCGCATGTATTCAGCGGGACCAGCCGGAATTCGCACGACACAGGCTTTCTCACAGGAATGTCGTTGGCCATCATTGGATACTGATCGTGAAACCGGGTGTATTCGTGAGCGTGCTTATGCTTACAGTCAGGATGGTGGGTTGGCCGTTTTGTTTGGCAATATTGCAATGGATGGTTGCATCGTGAAGACAGCCGGTGTTGATGCAGAAATTCTGACTTTTCGCGGTCCGGCCAAAGTTTATGAGAGTCAGGAAGATGCCGTCAACGCGATTCTCGGTGGAAATGTTGTGGCAGGTGACATCGTTGTTATTCGCTATGAAGGGCCGAAAGGGGGACCGGGTATGCAGGAAATGCTCTATCCCACAACGTATTTAAAATCCATGGGATTGGGCAAACGTTGCGCATTGATTACTGATGGGCGTTTCTCTGGAGGAACATCGGGGTTATCTATTGGTCATGTCTCACCAGAAGCGGCAAATGGCGGTTTGATTGGGCTGATTCAGGACGGTGATATCATCGATATTGATATTCCAAACCGTAACATTCAGTTAAATGTGCCTGACACCGAGCTTGCCAAGCGAACACAGGCTGAATTATCTCGCGGTGATAAAGCGTGGACGCCTCATTCTCGTGAACGCCAGGTTTCTTTTGCATTGCGAGCTTATGCGTCATTAGCAACGAGCGCTGATAAAGGCGCGGTGCGTGATAAAACCAAACTGGGGAGCTGA
- a CDS encoding branched-chain amino acid transaminase, translated as MTKQADYIWFNGEMVPWADAKVHVMSHALHYGTSVFEGIRCYDSHKGPVIFRHREHMQRLRDSAKIYRFPVSQGIDELMEACRETLRKNKLVSAYIRPLVFVGNVGMGVNPPAGYKTDVIIAAFPWGAYLGEEALEQGIDAMVSSWNRMAANTIPTGAKAGGNYLSSLLVGSEARRHGYQEGIALDVHGYISEGAGENLFEVKDGILFTPPFTSSALPGITRDAIIKLAQDLGLEVREQTLSRESLYLADEVFMTGTAAEITPVRSVDGIQVGIGKCGPVTKKIQSAFFGLFNGTTEDKWGWLDPINPE; from the coding sequence ATGACAAAGCAAGCGGATTATATTTGGTTCAATGGAGAAATGGTGCCTTGGGCAGATGCTAAAGTTCACGTTATGTCCCATGCCTTACACTATGGTACCTCGGTATTTGAAGGTATTCGTTGCTATGATTCCCACAAAGGGCCGGTGATTTTTCGCCATCGTGAACATATGCAGCGCTTGCGTGACTCAGCCAAAATTTACCGTTTTCCAGTGAGTCAAGGTATTGATGAATTGATGGAAGCTTGCCGTGAAACACTCCGTAAAAACAAATTAGTCAGTGCTTACATTCGACCATTGGTATTTGTAGGGAATGTTGGCATGGGCGTTAACCCGCCAGCGGGTTATAAAACAGACGTTATTATTGCTGCTTTCCCGTGGGGAGCTTATCTCGGTGAGGAAGCGCTGGAACAGGGCATTGATGCCATGGTTTCTTCATGGAATCGCATGGCTGCAAATACGATCCCTACAGGTGCCAAAGCAGGTGGAAATTATCTCTCTTCTTTGCTGGTGGGAAGTGAAGCAAGACGTCATGGTTATCAGGAAGGTATTGCACTGGATGTGCATGGTTATATTTCTGAAGGTGCAGGTGAAAACCTCTTTGAAGTGAAGGATGGAATTTTATTCACCCCGCCATTTACATCATCTGCCCTGCCGGGGATCACCCGTGATGCCATCATCAAATTGGCGCAGGATCTTGGTCTGGAAGTACGCGAACAGACGCTTTCGCGTGAATCACTTTATTTAGCGGATGAAGTCTTCATGACAGGAACGGCGGCGGAGATCACCCCGGTACGTAGTGTCGATGGCATTCAGGTCGGCATTGGGAAATGTGGTCCGGTCACGAAAAAAATTCAAAGTGCGTTCTTTGGCCTATTTAATGGTACGACAGAAGACAAATGGGGCTGGTTGGATCCCATTAATCCTGAATAA
- the ilvM gene encoding acetolactate synthase 2 small subunit, producing the protein MIQHQLAIKARFCPEILERILRVTRHRGFQIYALNMDHITDSDNVSIELTVTSQRSVNLLFSQLMKLVDVAGVEIKHKESRLISA; encoded by the coding sequence ATGATACAGCATCAGCTCGCCATTAAGGCACGGTTCTGTCCTGAAATTTTAGAACGGATTCTGCGGGTTACTCGTCACCGCGGATTCCAGATATATGCATTGAATATGGATCATATAACAGATAGTGATAATGTAAGTATTGAGCTCACTGTGACAAGTCAGCGTTCAGTCAATTTACTTTTTTCTCAATTGATGAAATTGGTGGATGTTGCTGGTGTCGAGATCAAACACAAAGAATCACGATTAATAAGCGCATAA
- the ilvG gene encoding acetolactate synthase 2 catalytic subunit: MNGAQSVVEALRTQGVEKIFGYPGGAIMPVYDALYDGGIEHILCRHEQGAVMAAIGYARASGKPGVCIATSGPGATNLITGLADALLDSVPVVAITGQVSSEFIGTDAFQEIDILGMSLSCTKHSFLVDSLEKLPQIIADAFIIAMSGRPGPVLIDLPKDIQLAQGEFVPYLIPASPEYSLPEQELALARHLLASSRKPILYVGGGVGMSGAVPELRNIVAETGIPVVCTLKGLGAADFEHECYLGMLGMHGTKAANLAVQACDLLIAVGARFDDRVTGKLNTFAPHAKVIHLDIDPAEFNKLRQTHVSLLGDLKVLLPHLQQPLSIHAWQQEIKQLKHEHACHYDSQSKRIYAPLLLKQISERASPSTVITTDVGQHQMWVAQHMTFSQPENFITSSGLGTMGFGIPAAIGAQMARPKDSVICISGDGSFMMNVQELGTIKRKQLPVKLILLDNQRLGMVRQWQELFFDKRYSETLLTDNPDFLTLAQAFGIPGQKITDKAQVDEALDALFNSEGAYLLHVSIDELENVWPLVPPGASNGNMLEGSL, encoded by the coding sequence ATGAACGGGGCACAGTCGGTTGTAGAGGCGTTACGAACGCAGGGTGTTGAAAAAATTTTTGGCTATCCTGGTGGCGCCATCATGCCAGTTTATGATGCATTGTATGATGGTGGCATTGAACATATTTTATGCCGCCATGAACAAGGCGCTGTTATGGCGGCAATCGGCTATGCAAGAGCAAGTGGTAAACCGGGTGTTTGTATTGCGACATCAGGCCCGGGGGCGACAAATTTAATCACGGGATTGGCTGACGCATTATTGGATTCTGTGCCTGTTGTCGCCATCACTGGTCAGGTCAGCTCCGAATTTATAGGGACAGATGCCTTCCAGGAGATTGATATACTGGGCATGTCCCTTTCTTGTACCAAGCATAGTTTTCTTGTTGATTCACTAGAAAAATTACCTCAAATCATCGCCGATGCTTTTATCATTGCCATGAGCGGTCGCCCCGGTCCTGTTCTGATTGATTTACCCAAAGATATTCAACTGGCTCAGGGCGAGTTTGTACCATACTTGATACCGGCATCGCCTGAATATTCTCTCCCGGAGCAAGAGCTGGCATTAGCGCGTCATTTGTTAGCTTCATCTCGAAAACCTATTTTGTACGTGGGTGGTGGCGTTGGCATGTCTGGTGCTGTTCCTGAATTGCGCAACATTGTTGCAGAAACAGGTATCCCTGTCGTTTGCACATTGAAAGGTTTGGGTGCCGCAGATTTCGAACATGAATGTTATTTGGGAATGTTAGGGATGCATGGGACGAAAGCGGCGAATCTTGCTGTTCAAGCCTGTGATTTATTAATTGCGGTTGGGGCGCGTTTTGATGATCGTGTTACCGGGAAGCTGAATACCTTTGCACCTCATGCCAAAGTGATTCACTTGGACATTGATCCCGCTGAATTTAACAAATTACGCCAAACTCATGTGTCGTTATTGGGGGATTTAAAAGTCCTCTTGCCTCACTTACAGCAACCCTTATCGATCCACGCCTGGCAGCAAGAAATTAAACAGTTGAAGCATGAACATGCGTGTCATTATGACTCTCAAAGCAAGCGTATTTATGCACCGTTGCTGTTAAAACAAATTTCTGAACGCGCCTCACCGAGTACCGTTATCACAACCGATGTCGGGCAGCATCAGATGTGGGTTGCTCAGCACATGACTTTTAGTCAGCCAGAAAATTTCATTACATCCAGTGGGTTAGGCACGATGGGATTCGGCATTCCCGCCGCGATTGGTGCTCAGATGGCTCGCCCGAAAGATAGTGTTATTTGTATATCGGGTGATGGCTCTTTCATGATGAATGTTCAGGAGTTGGGCACCATTAAACGTAAACAACTGCCTGTTAAATTGATCTTATTGGACAACCAAAGGTTGGGTATGGTTCGTCAGTGGCAAGAACTGTTTTTTGACAAGCGTTATAGCGAAACTCTCTTAACGGATAATCCCGATTTTCTTACGTTGGCACAGGCCTTTGGTATTCCGGGGCAGAAAATTACTGATAAAGCACAAGTGGATGAAGCATTAGATGCTTTGTTCAACAGCGAAGGCGCGTATTTATTACACGTGTCTATTGATGAATTAGAGAATGTCTGGCCACTAGTTCCACCAGGCGCAAGCAATGGAAACATGTTGGAGGGGTCATTATGA
- a CDS encoding IlvGEDA operon leader peptide has product MNAFVLVISLIIESVVVIIPPCGAALGRRTA; this is encoded by the coding sequence ATGAACGCATTTGTCCTAGTGATTAGCCTAATTATTGAAAGCGTGGTGGTGATTATTCCACCGTGCGGGGCTGCACTTGGACGAAGAACGGCTTAG
- a CDS encoding YifB family Mg chelatase-like AAA ATPase: protein MTLAVIHTRATIGIDSPIVTIEAHISNGLPGLTLVGLPETTVKEARDRVRSALINSGFTYPPKRITVNLAPADLPKEGGRYDLPIAIAILAASEQITTDKLHHYEFLGELALSGEIRRIMGAIPAALSAKKAGRQLILSSENEAELAILSQKETLMAHHLIQVCHFLQGEKTLLSPPSPVEPQTESFVLDIQDIIGQEQAKRALEITAAGSHNLLLLGPPGTGKTMLASRLCSLLPPLTHQEALEVAAISSLSGYPLNAQKWHTRPFRAPHHSSSMAALVGGGSIPKPGEISLAHHGVLFLDELPEFNRSVLDALREPLESGEIVISRARAKVCFPAQVQLIAAMNPSPTGYHQGMHNRSSPQQVLRYLSKLSGPFLDRFDLSIEVPLLPPGILSQSSIKQGESSQDIKKRVVRARKIQIERCGHINARLNSKQTETFCKISTEDAVFLENTLLKLGLSIRAWHRILRVSRTIADLKEQNRIEKPDIMEALSYRSMDRLLIQLQK, encoded by the coding sequence ATGACACTTGCCGTTATTCATACACGGGCAACAATCGGCATTGATTCCCCCATTGTCACGATAGAGGCACATATCAGTAATGGCTTACCCGGTCTCACCCTTGTGGGCTTACCTGAAACCACCGTTAAGGAAGCCAGAGATCGTGTCCGAAGTGCGCTTATCAATAGTGGTTTTACCTATCCACCCAAAAGGATTACCGTCAATTTAGCTCCCGCCGATCTTCCCAAAGAAGGGGGAAGATATGACTTACCCATTGCGATCGCGATCTTAGCCGCATCGGAGCAAATCACGACAGATAAGCTGCATCATTATGAATTTTTAGGTGAATTAGCACTCTCAGGCGAAATACGGCGGATCATGGGAGCCATTCCGGCAGCATTGAGTGCCAAAAAAGCAGGAAGGCAACTTATTCTTTCCTCAGAAAATGAAGCTGAACTGGCAATTTTGTCCCAAAAAGAAACGTTGATGGCTCATCATTTAATTCAAGTTTGTCACTTCTTACAAGGAGAAAAAACGCTTTTATCTCCGCCTTCCCCTGTCGAGCCGCAAACTGAATCATTTGTTTTAGACATCCAGGATATTATTGGACAGGAACAAGCTAAACGGGCATTAGAGATTACCGCCGCAGGTAGTCATAATCTTCTGCTACTCGGCCCGCCAGGTACAGGTAAAACCATGCTTGCCAGCCGATTATGCAGCCTGTTACCACCATTAACGCACCAGGAGGCTTTAGAGGTCGCTGCAATCAGTAGCTTAAGCGGATACCCGCTAAATGCCCAAAAATGGCACACACGTCCATTTAGAGCGCCTCACCACAGTTCTTCAATGGCAGCACTTGTTGGAGGTGGTTCAATACCTAAGCCGGGAGAAATTTCCCTTGCCCATCATGGCGTATTATTCCTGGACGAATTACCCGAATTTAACCGTAGTGTTCTTGATGCCTTACGTGAACCATTGGAATCTGGTGAAATAGTAATATCGCGTGCCAGGGCAAAGGTCTGTTTTCCTGCCCAAGTTCAACTCATCGCAGCCATGAACCCTAGCCCAACCGGTTATCATCAGGGAATGCACAACCGAAGTAGCCCACAACAAGTATTACGCTATCTTTCCAAACTTTCAGGTCCTTTTTTAGATCGCTTTGATCTCTCCATTGAAGTGCCCCTTCTCCCCCCAGGTATTTTAAGTCAATCATCAATAAAACAGGGTGAAAGTAGCCAGGACATCAAAAAACGTGTAGTAAGAGCGCGAAAAATACAAATTGAGCGATGCGGACATATCAACGCCCGCCTTAATAGCAAACAAACAGAGACTTTTTGCAAAATTAGCACAGAAGATGCCGTTTTTCTGGAAAATACTTTATTGAAATTAGGGCTATCGATACGTGCCTGGCATCGTATTCTCCGAGTTTCTCGCACAATTGCGGACTTAAAAGAACAAAACCGAATAGAAAAACCAGATATTATGGAAGCACTCAGTTATCGAAGTATGGATAGGCTACTTATTCAACTACAAAAGTAG
- a CDS encoding DUF413 domain-containing protein — protein MAESFITTNRFFDNKNYPRGFSRHGDFTIKEAQLLERHGHAFNELDLGKREPQTEEEKLFVSVCRGERAPATIEEKVWTKYLAKISRPKRFHTLSGGKPQVDVAEDYTDTDD, from the coding sequence ATGGCTGAAAGCTTCATCACGACTAATCGTTTTTTTGATAATAAAAATTATCCACGTGGATTTTCCCGTCATGGTGATTTCACCATCAAAGAGGCCCAATTGCTAGAACGCCACGGTCATGCGTTCAATGAATTGGATCTTGGTAAACGTGAACCTCAAACAGAAGAAGAAAAGCTGTTTGTTTCAGTTTGCCGTGGTGAACGTGCACCCGCAACGATAGAGGAAAAGGTATGGACTAAGTATTTGGCAAAAATCAGCCGTCCAAAACGTTTTCATACTCTTTCCGGCGGAAAACCGCAGGTTGATGTTGCAGAGGACTATACCGATACTGATGATTAA
- the hdfR gene encoding HTH-type transcriptional regulator HdfR — translation MDTELLKTFLEVSKTRHFGRAAESLYLTQSAVSFRIRQLENQLGTNLFTRHRNNIRLTAAGERLVPYAESLMNTWQLAKKEINYVAQHTKLSIGATASLWESYLTSWLNAFYQYHQETRIESLISTRQSLVKQLHSRELDLLITTELPKMDEFQSQLIGNIQLVLLTTQHNLDKGVENYIKLEWGADFHQQEQQILKSDHPPIITTTSAHIARELLDSVNATTFLPIHWQKEYPKLVALPNNELIERPLYAVWLQNSDQQTLIQRLLKIPVEKAPITA, via the coding sequence GTGGACACTGAATTACTGAAAACCTTTTTGGAAGTCAGTAAGACTCGTCACTTTGGTCGGGCAGCTGAATCGCTCTATTTAACACAATCCGCTGTTAGCTTTCGGATCCGCCAACTAGAAAATCAGTTGGGTACCAATTTATTCACACGGCATCGCAATAATATCCGTCTAACCGCTGCCGGAGAACGCCTGGTTCCTTATGCAGAATCACTAATGAATACTTGGCAATTGGCAAAGAAAGAAATTAATTATGTTGCCCAGCATACAAAACTTTCTATCGGCGCTACAGCATCTCTATGGGAAAGTTACCTGACATCCTGGCTAAATGCATTTTACCAATACCACCAAGAAACCAGAATAGAATCTCTCATTTCGACACGCCAATCACTCGTTAAGCAATTGCATTCTCGTGAATTAGATCTACTCATTACGACAGAACTGCCCAAAATGGATGAGTTTCAAAGCCAGTTAATCGGTAATATCCAGCTTGTTTTATTAACGACTCAGCATAATCTTGATAAGGGCGTAGAAAATTATATTAAACTGGAATGGGGTGCGGATTTTCATCAGCAAGAACAACAAATTTTAAAGAGCGATCACCCGCCTATTATCACAACCACATCAGCGCATATTGCCAGAGAATTACTGGACAGTGTGAATGCGACTACCTTTCTTCCTATACACTGGCAAAAGGAATATCCCAAACTCGTTGCCTTACCTAATAATGAGTTAATAGAACGACCCTTGTACGCGGTATGGCTACAAAACAGTGATCAACAAACCCTCATCCAGCGCTTATTAAAAATTCCTGTTGAGAAAGCACCTATCACTGCCTAA